The following coding sequences lie in one Leucobacter allii genomic window:
- a CDS encoding NUDIX domain-containing protein encodes MSDLRNPGDAWVTAADGGRYWGRFGAAGLLAHDRERDAILLQHRVTWSDHGDTWGIPGGARHEGESAIAGALRESQEEAGVPDGAVLPRYTHLLDRGGWSYTTLIAEVVAPFEPEITDPESHALAWVPVDEVAAYPLHPAFAASWDLLRPLLGAAPAVVVDAANVIGSVPDGWWKDRRGAAERLRDRIAAFVRSGNSVRSGFFELAESRVAGLDRAFPEWTLVVEGPANGIASVPGVRVVDAPVLGDDTIVEQVAALTAAGRTTIAVTSDVELKARARVAGAVSTRGVTKLLRLLPQAAEAR; translated from the coding sequence ATGAGCGACCTCCGCAACCCCGGCGATGCCTGGGTCACCGCAGCCGACGGCGGGCGCTACTGGGGTCGTTTCGGGGCCGCCGGGCTGCTCGCCCACGATCGCGAGCGCGACGCGATCCTGCTGCAGCACCGGGTCACGTGGAGCGATCACGGCGACACCTGGGGCATCCCGGGAGGCGCGCGGCACGAGGGCGAGTCGGCCATCGCAGGTGCCCTCCGCGAGTCGCAGGAGGAGGCGGGCGTCCCCGACGGCGCCGTGCTCCCCCGCTACACGCACCTGCTGGATCGCGGGGGCTGGAGCTACACGACGCTCATCGCCGAGGTCGTCGCCCCCTTCGAGCCCGAGATCACCGACCCCGAGAGCCACGCGCTCGCCTGGGTGCCCGTCGACGAGGTCGCGGCCTACCCGCTGCATCCCGCCTTCGCCGCGAGCTGGGACCTGCTGCGCCCGCTCCTCGGCGCCGCCCCGGCCGTGGTCGTCGACGCGGCGAACGTGATCGGCAGCGTGCCCGACGGCTGGTGGAAGGATCGCCGCGGCGCCGCCGAGCGCCTGCGCGACCGCATCGCCGCCTTCGTGCGCTCCGGCAACAGCGTGCGCAGCGGCTTCTTCGAGCTCGCCGAGAGCCGCGTCGCGGGCCTCGACCGCGCCTTCCCGGAGTGGACGCTCGTCGTCGAGGGGCCCGCGAACGGCATCGCGAGCGTTCCGGGCGTCCGGGTGGTGGACGCTCCGGTCCTCGGCGACGACACGATCGTGGAGCAGGTCGCGGCCCTCACGGCGGCGGGCCGCACGACCATCGCCGTGACGAGCGACGTCGAGCTGAAGGCGCGCGCCCGCGTGGCGGGGGCCGTCTCCACCCGCGGCGTCACGAAGCTGCTGCGGCTCCTGCCGCAGGCGGCCGAGGCCCGGTAG
- a CDS encoding PucR family transcriptional regulator: MGLSRSQSTLIDPISNGLPLRVLVEQLGAGVLTVAHAAPRPAPMLGLAYYDSDLGAQQLTGQLVILTAHAELGPERLDALCARLRAARASGIVARSVEGAEGAGLIAACAHHELQLLGLSPAVGWREFDALVSRLLGEHGTGLQLGTNSGDRLFALANAVAQAFRGSVAIEDHRRNILAYSALPGQAIDSLRANGILTRRTPDGPLNEVRYRQMFATEGITRFPAEGQFAPRAALPLRAGSIPLGSIWVIDPEGDDVSAPLAPEKQEALRSAAELAAGYIVDAWRFDHGDERSKETALRRLLSGTPHENDATVLGLRPEQSCLVLAIDSGARAEGDLGELRTAAARHLAVYFPGSVCSTMAGKVVALVPSRAADAVVRSLERLLPELERLAGGASSCGMSLPRRPGSSLVEEYERAVRVAESARALGLPVATPEDVQPQLVLRACAEALRSGELRLPETAQLLDDAERETRATLLAWLEERGSAPRVAERLRVHEQTVRYRIRQAVDRLRLDLDDPDRTLALWLQLRLAEFD, from the coding sequence ATGGGGTTATCGAGATCGCAAAGCACACTGATCGATCCCATCTCGAACGGGCTCCCCCTGCGCGTGCTCGTCGAGCAGCTCGGCGCCGGCGTGCTGACCGTCGCGCACGCCGCACCGCGGCCCGCGCCGATGCTCGGCCTCGCCTACTACGACTCCGATCTCGGCGCGCAGCAGCTCACCGGCCAGCTCGTCATCCTCACGGCGCACGCGGAACTCGGGCCCGAGCGGCTGGACGCCCTCTGCGCGCGACTGCGCGCCGCCCGGGCGAGCGGCATCGTCGCCCGCTCCGTCGAGGGCGCGGAGGGAGCCGGCCTCATCGCCGCCTGCGCGCATCACGAGCTCCAGCTGCTCGGCCTCTCCCCCGCCGTCGGCTGGCGGGAGTTCGACGCCCTCGTGAGCCGGCTCCTCGGCGAGCACGGCACCGGCCTCCAGCTGGGCACCAATTCGGGAGACCGGCTCTTCGCCCTCGCCAACGCGGTCGCCCAGGCCTTCCGCGGATCGGTCGCGATCGAGGACCACCGGCGCAACATCCTCGCCTACTCGGCGCTGCCCGGCCAGGCGATCGACAGCCTCCGCGCGAACGGCATCCTCACCCGGCGCACCCCCGACGGCCCGCTCAACGAGGTCCGCTACCGGCAGATGTTCGCCACCGAGGGCATCACCCGGTTCCCCGCCGAGGGGCAGTTCGCTCCGCGAGCCGCCCTCCCGCTGCGCGCCGGCAGCATCCCGCTCGGCTCGATCTGGGTCATCGATCCCGAGGGGGACGACGTCTCAGCGCCCCTCGCGCCCGAGAAGCAGGAGGCGCTCCGGAGCGCGGCCGAGCTGGCCGCGGGGTACATCGTGGACGCCTGGCGCTTCGACCACGGCGACGAGCGGTCGAAGGAGACGGCGCTGCGGCGCCTGCTCTCGGGCACCCCGCACGAGAACGACGCGACCGTGCTCGGTCTCCGCCCCGAGCAGTCGTGCCTCGTACTGGCGATCGACAGCGGCGCGCGCGCCGAAGGCGACCTCGGGGAGCTGCGCACGGCCGCCGCGCGCCACCTCGCGGTCTACTTCCCCGGCAGCGTCTGCAGCACGATGGCGGGCAAGGTCGTCGCCCTGGTTCCGAGCCGCGCGGCCGACGCGGTCGTCCGCTCCCTCGAGCGGCTGCTCCCCGAGCTCGAGCGGCTCGCGGGCGGCGCGTCCTCCTGCGGCATGAGCCTGCCGAGGCGGCCGGGCTCCTCCCTGGTCGAGGAGTACGAGCGCGCCGTCCGCGTCGCCGAGAGCGCGCGGGCGCTGGGCCTCCCCGTGGCGACGCCGGAGGACGTGCAGCCGCAGCTCGTCCTCCGCGCGTGCGCCGAGGCGCTGCGGTCCGGGGAACTGCGGCTCCCCGAGACCGCGCAGCTCCTCGACGACGCGGAGCGCGAGACGCGCGCGACCCTGCTCGCCTGGCTCGAGGAGCGCGGCAGCGCGCCCCGCGTCGCCGAGCGCCTGCGAGTGCACGAGCAGACGGTGCGCTACCGGATCCGCCAGGCGGTCGACCGGCTCCGCCTCGACCTCGACGACCCGGATCGCACCCTCGCGCTCTGGCTGCAGCTGCGGCTCGCCGAGTTCGACTGA
- the lysA gene encoding diaminopimelate decarboxylase, giving the protein MAASGFYDPRLERIFPPNAAVRSDGALEIGGCALPELAAEYGTPLYVIDEQGLRDRMRAYRDGLAERWPNSQVAFASKSFPVLAAYAIAAAEGLAIDVAGAGELLLALESGAPPELIHLHGNAKSSEELALAVDAGIGTIVLDGEADVERLDALLTRPQDVLVRIIPGVDPRVPKAISTGGAGSKFGLPIPQARQLIERLAAHPYLNVVGLHLHIGSQVLEVEPFVRAVEAVRELGEFPVYNIGGGLGVDYHLRHRAPSLDAYLDAITAAARRVLPAGSRLVIEPGRSLVARSGVTAYRVNNVKRTGATFVAVDGGLADQLNVALMDMEFTPIVADRADAVPDTTAQLVGRQCESGDLLVDGATLAAPAAGDTIVLAATGAYGYTLSNNYNGALKPAVVFCRDGASRLAVRRQSYAEFLGHHVGPSEQAWAC; this is encoded by the coding sequence GTGGCAGCAAGCGGGTTCTACGATCCCCGACTCGAGCGGATCTTCCCCCCGAACGCGGCGGTGCGCTCGGACGGCGCGCTCGAGATCGGCGGCTGCGCGCTGCCCGAGCTCGCCGCGGAGTACGGGACCCCGCTGTACGTGATCGACGAGCAGGGGCTCAGGGACCGCATGCGCGCCTACCGCGACGGGCTCGCGGAGCGCTGGCCGAACAGCCAGGTCGCGTTCGCCTCGAAGTCCTTCCCGGTGCTGGCGGCCTATGCGATCGCCGCCGCTGAAGGGCTCGCGATCGACGTCGCGGGCGCCGGGGAACTGCTGCTCGCCCTCGAGTCCGGCGCGCCGCCCGAGCTCATCCATCTGCACGGCAACGCGAAGAGCTCCGAGGAGCTCGCGCTCGCGGTCGACGCCGGGATCGGCACGATCGTGCTCGACGGCGAGGCCGACGTCGAGCGCCTCGACGCCCTGCTCACCCGGCCGCAGGACGTGCTCGTGCGCATCATCCCCGGTGTCGATCCGCGGGTGCCGAAGGCGATCTCCACGGGCGGGGCCGGCTCCAAATTCGGCCTGCCGATCCCGCAGGCGCGGCAGCTCATCGAGCGGCTCGCCGCGCACCCGTACCTCAACGTGGTCGGCCTGCACCTGCACATCGGTTCGCAGGTGCTCGAGGTCGAGCCCTTCGTGCGGGCGGTCGAGGCGGTGCGGGAGCTCGGCGAGTTCCCCGTCTACAACATCGGCGGCGGGCTCGGCGTCGACTACCACCTGCGGCACCGGGCGCCGAGCCTCGACGCGTACCTCGACGCCATCACGGCGGCCGCGCGACGCGTGCTGCCCGCCGGGAGCCGGCTCGTCATCGAGCCCGGCCGCTCGCTCGTCGCCCGCAGCGGCGTCACCGCCTACCGCGTCAACAACGTCAAGCGCACCGGGGCGACCTTCGTCGCCGTCGACGGCGGGCTCGCCGACCAGCTCAACGTCGCGCTCATGGACATGGAGTTCACCCCCATCGTCGCCGATCGCGCCGACGCCGTGCCCGACACGACCGCGCAGCTCGTCGGCCGCCAGTGCGAGTCCGGCGACCTGCTGGTGGACGGCGCCACGCTCGCGGCCCCCGCCGCGGGCGATACCATCGTGCTCGCCGCGACCGGCGCGTACGGCTACACGCTGTCCAACAATTACAACGGCGCGCTCAAGCCCGCCGTCGTGTTCTGCCGCGACGGCGCCAGTCGCCTCGCGGTGCGCCGGCAGAGCTACGCCGAGTTCCTCGGCCACCACGTCGGCCCCTCCGAGCAGGCCTGGGCCTGCTGA
- a CDS encoding ABC transporter substrate-binding protein, with amino-acid sequence MKKLIRISAGAALAAMLGLTACASGGDASASAGEEPAAQLTSGVDEAAEAALPDAIRDAGVIRAAAGIPYPPFILLEGERQVGLDPDLAQALGEKLGVEFEISHQAFETVIPALQAKKFDIIMSGMNDTIEREETLNFIEEIYAGFTIVVKAGNPEGITGLDDLCGHPVAVQKASAQLEMLTELAEQCAADGAGELVIQQLPTAQDPQTALKAGRVVAYPVDAPVAAYTVATAGDGKDFEMIEDPEFPAGVNPVYTGIGTLKENTELTEALRLALQALIDEGVYQEILDTHNLGAFATEEAIVNGAAQEG; translated from the coding sequence ATGAAGAAGCTCATCCGTATCTCGGCCGGCGCCGCGCTCGCCGCCATGCTCGGTCTCACCGCCTGCGCGAGCGGCGGCGACGCCTCAGCCTCCGCGGGCGAGGAGCCCGCCGCGCAGCTCACCTCCGGCGTCGACGAGGCCGCCGAGGCGGCGCTCCCGGACGCGATCCGCGATGCCGGCGTGATCCGTGCGGCCGCGGGGATCCCCTACCCGCCGTTCATCCTCCTCGAGGGTGAGCGCCAGGTGGGGCTCGATCCCGACCTCGCGCAGGCTCTCGGCGAGAAGCTCGGCGTCGAGTTCGAGATCTCGCACCAGGCCTTCGAGACCGTGATCCCCGCGCTCCAGGCGAAGAAGTTCGACATCATCATGTCGGGCATGAACGACACGATCGAGCGCGAGGAGACCCTCAACTTCATCGAGGAGATCTACGCGGGCTTCACGATCGTCGTGAAGGCCGGCAACCCCGAGGGGATCACGGGACTCGACGATCTCTGCGGGCACCCGGTCGCCGTGCAGAAGGCGAGCGCGCAGCTCGAGATGCTCACCGAACTCGCGGAGCAGTGCGCGGCCGACGGCGCGGGCGAACTCGTGATCCAGCAGCTGCCCACCGCGCAGGACCCGCAGACTGCGCTCAAGGCCGGCCGCGTGGTCGCCTACCCCGTGGATGCGCCGGTCGCCGCCTACACGGTCGCCACCGCGGGTGACGGCAAGGACTTCGAGATGATCGAGGATCCCGAGTTCCCCGCCGGCGTCAACCCCGTCTACACGGGCATCGGCACGCTCAAGGAAAACACCGAGCTCACCGAGGCGCTGCGCCTCGCCCTGCAGGCGCTCATCGACGAGGGCGTGTACCAGGAGATCCTCGACACCCACAACCTCGGCGCCTTCGCGACCGAGGAGGCGATCGTCAACGGCGCCGCACAGGAGGGATAG
- a CDS encoding amino acid ABC transporter permease: MSTTTVTAPERDRSFDIEARPLRRPGRWIWAIVLILLAAWFVQALWTNRNIDYAVVGQYLFNPEIVAGVGMTLLITAISMLISTVLAVILAAMRLSGNPVAVAFSSFYVWLFRGTPLLVQIVIWGYFGLIFEKITLGIPFTDVVFWEVDTNVLLTAFVAGIIALTLNEAAYSAEIVRSGMLSVDAGQQEAAASLGMSPFHTFVRILLPQAMRVIIPPLGNELISMIKNTSLLSLIAVMEVYTRATQISAQNLKQVELLIVVSIWYLVIVSILSVPQHYLERYFGRGVERNAPATPLQKAREMTGAIALQLQGRKKGAGRG; the protein is encoded by the coding sequence ATGAGCACCACGACCGTGACGGCGCCGGAGCGGGATCGGAGCTTCGACATCGAAGCCCGCCCGCTGCGGCGGCCGGGGCGCTGGATCTGGGCGATCGTCCTGATCCTCCTCGCCGCCTGGTTCGTCCAGGCGCTGTGGACCAACCGCAACATCGACTACGCGGTGGTCGGCCAGTACCTCTTCAATCCCGAGATCGTCGCGGGCGTCGGCATGACCCTCCTCATCACCGCGATCTCGATGCTCATCTCGACCGTGCTCGCCGTGATCCTCGCCGCGATGCGGCTCTCGGGCAACCCGGTCGCGGTCGCGTTCTCCTCCTTCTACGTCTGGCTGTTCCGGGGCACGCCGCTGCTTGTGCAGATCGTGATCTGGGGGTACTTCGGACTCATCTTCGAGAAGATCACGCTCGGGATCCCCTTCACCGACGTCGTGTTCTGGGAGGTGGACACGAACGTGCTGCTCACCGCCTTCGTGGCCGGCATCATCGCGCTGACGCTCAACGAGGCCGCGTACTCGGCCGAGATCGTGCGCTCCGGGATGCTGTCCGTCGACGCCGGGCAGCAGGAGGCCGCCGCGTCGCTCGGCATGAGCCCGTTCCACACCTTCGTGCGGATCCTGCTGCCGCAGGCCATGCGCGTCATCATCCCCCCTCTCGGCAACGAGCTGATCTCGATGATCAAGAACACCTCGCTGCTCTCGCTCATCGCCGTCATGGAGGTCTACACCCGCGCCACGCAGATCTCGGCGCAGAACCTCAAGCAGGTGGAACTGCTCATCGTCGTGAGCATCTGGTACCTCGTCATCGTGTCGATCCTGTCGGTGCCGCAGCACTATCTCGAGCGCTACTTCGGCCGGGGCGTGGAGCGCAACGCGCCCGCCACTCCGCTGCAGAAAGCGCGCGAGATGACCGGAGCGATCGCCCTGCAGCTGCAGGGCCGGAAGAAGGGAGCCGGCCGTGGCTGA
- a CDS encoding amino acid ABC transporter ATP-binding protein, with translation MAELSDDALVQLRGVRKHFGSLEVLQGISMDVHAGQVTVLLGPSGSGKSTLLRCINHLETIDGGRITVDGEVVGYREHGGRMHEMHPREVAKQRRSIGMVFQRFNLFPHKTALENIVEAPMVVSRRSRADAVAEAHALLRRVGLDAWADHYPSQLSGGQQQRIAIARALAMKPKLMLFDEPTSALDPELVGEVLDVMQELAEEGMTMIVVTHEIGFAREVADQVVFMDGGVVVESGAPEAVIDDPQQERTRGFLQSVL, from the coding sequence GTGGCTGAGCTCAGCGACGACGCCCTCGTGCAGCTGCGGGGCGTGCGCAAGCACTTCGGCAGTCTCGAGGTGCTGCAGGGCATCTCGATGGACGTGCACGCGGGGCAGGTGACGGTGCTGCTCGGCCCGTCCGGATCCGGCAAATCCACGCTGCTGCGCTGCATCAACCACCTCGAGACCATCGACGGCGGACGCATCACCGTCGACGGCGAGGTGGTGGGGTACCGGGAGCACGGCGGCCGCATGCACGAGATGCACCCGCGAGAGGTCGCGAAACAGCGGCGCTCCATCGGGATGGTGTTCCAGCGCTTCAACCTCTTCCCCCACAAGACCGCCCTCGAGAACATCGTCGAGGCTCCCATGGTGGTCTCGCGGCGCAGCCGCGCGGACGCGGTGGCCGAGGCGCACGCGCTGCTGCGCCGCGTCGGGCTCGATGCCTGGGCGGATCACTACCCGTCGCAGCTCTCCGGCGGGCAGCAGCAGCGTATCGCGATCGCGCGGGCGCTCGCCATGAAGCCGAAGCTCATGCTCTTCGACGAGCCGACCTCGGCGCTCGACCCCGAGCTGGTGGGCGAGGTGCTCGATGTGATGCAGGAGCTCGCGGAGGAGGGGATGACGATGATCGTGGTGACGCACGAGATCGGTTTCGCCCGCGAGGTCGCCGACCAGGTCGTCTTCATGGACGGCGGCGTGGTGGTCGAGAGCGGCGCGCCCGAGGCCGTCATCGACGACCCGCAGCAGGAGCGCACGCGGGGATTCCTGCAGAGCGTGCTGTAG
- a CDS encoding aminoacyl-tRNA deacylase encodes MAEPADREAWAAGHAAAEADARARGLAVEFVPRTPGERPAPIDGVEPVKTIVVQRRDGYVLVLAPLAEQFSWAKLRALLGANRLSLPDPAGALAATGYARGTISPLGARGDWPVVMDARLGGARIVIGSGSPEAGAIVDADELARAYAATVADLGADS; translated from the coding sequence ATGGCGGAGCCGGCGGACCGGGAGGCATGGGCCGCAGGGCACGCGGCCGCGGAGGCCGACGCGCGGGCGCGCGGCCTCGCCGTCGAGTTCGTGCCGCGGACCCCGGGGGAGCGGCCCGCTCCGATCGACGGGGTGGAGCCGGTGAAGACGATCGTCGTGCAGCGACGCGACGGCTACGTGCTGGTGCTCGCACCGCTCGCCGAGCAGTTCTCGTGGGCGAAGCTCCGCGCACTCCTCGGTGCGAACCGGCTCTCGCTGCCCGACCCGGCCGGGGCGCTCGCCGCCACCGGCTACGCGCGCGGCACCATCTCGCCGCTCGGCGCCCGCGGCGACTGGCCCGTGGTGATGGACGCCCGGCTCGGCGGCGCGCGCATCGTCATCGGATCGGGCAGCCCGGAGGCCGGCGCGATCGTCGACGCCGATGAACTCGCCCGGGCGTACGCGGCCACCGTGGCCGACCTCGGCGCCGATTCATGA